Proteins from a genomic interval of Neoarius graeffei isolate fNeoGra1 chromosome 24, fNeoGra1.pri, whole genome shotgun sequence:
- the ak6 gene encoding adenylate kinase isoenzyme 6 — MKIMKKPNILLTGTPGVGKTTLGKELAQKTGLTYINIGELAKEGQLFDGFDDEYQCPILDEDRVVDELEDKMTDGGVIVDYHGCDFFPERWFHIVFVLRTDNTNLYNRLESRGYTGKKLQDNVQCEIFQTIYEEAMEAYKEEIVHQLPSNDPDDLERNLEQISQWIEQWMKDNN; from the exons ATGAAGATCATGAAGAAACCAAACATTCTCCTCACAG GAACCCCGGGTGTCGGGAAGACGACACTTGGGAAGGAACTGGCTCAGAAAACCGGGCTGACGTACATCAACATTGGAGAGCTAGCAAAGGAAG GTCAGCTGTTCGATGGCTTTGATGACGAATACCAGTGCCCCATTCTGGATGAAGACagg GTTGTGGATGAACTGGAGGACAAGATGACAGATGGAGGTGTGATTGTAGACTACCATGGCTGTGACTTCTTCCCAGAGCGCTGGTTTCACATCGTATTTGTCCTTCGTACGGATAACACCAACCTCTATAACCGACTTGAGAGCAG GGGCTACACAGGCAAGAAGCTTCAGGACAACGTTCAGTGCGAGATCTTCCAGACTATCTACGAGGAGGCCATGGAGGCATATAAAGAGGAGATCGTGCATCAGCTGCCTAGCAACGACCCTGATGACCTGGAGAGGAACCTGGAGCAGATCTCGCAGTGGATCGAGCAGTGGATGAAGGACAATAACTGA
- the marveld2b gene encoding MARVEL domain-containing protein 2b — translation MSSAYRSAERFDHIRDVPHYDQVPSGSLSREQDLPYPVAGVMPAVSTDPLPPPPLPFDPPVGPDFYPSDTEDQPDEAMDIKPVRRFIPDSVKNFFRGGSFRSSKTQSFPPPPSEIMNSTTKGVPCSPPQSRSSSPNALSSFSDPYGGSGGSYASRKEQAALLGEPVESVSVSVRTAMTYSEKVEEYHMRYAFMKSWAGLLRILGCAELLLGAAVFACVCAYVHKDNEWFNMFGYAETGFGGSYGGAMGGMYGNYGGNYGSNYRGPKTPFVLVVAGLAWIVTVIVLVLGMTMYYRTILLDSSWWPVTECIINVALAVLYLSAAIVYVNDTLRGGLCNSPYFNNGPNAAFCRTEAGQTAGIIFLFLTMLLYLVGAGVCLKLWRHEKARLRREALAQEMKTVASLPLTMVGPGSSVSAPVYKPQTMASPDIVDDDRTVPPAVMEPEYRRGHIPAGHIPKPVVIADYVAKYPTIRTDEEKDQYKAVFNDQYAEYKELHAEVQVLAKKFDEMDSLIKSLPSQPSNQMERDRINQIMQEYQRKKNDPTFLEKKERCEYLKSKLSHIKQKIQEYDKVMDWNDGYS, via the exons ATGTCATCAGCGTACAGGTCAGCGGAGCGTTTTGATCATATCCGAGATGTCCCACACTATGACCAAGTGCCTTCTGGGTCACTATCTCGGGAACAGGACCTCCCGTACCCTGTTGCTGGTGTGATGCCAGCTGTCAGTACCGACCCCTTACCACCTCCTCCTCTTCCGTTCGACCCACCAGTGGGTCCAGACTTTTACCCGAGTGATACTGAGGACCAACCGGATGAAGCCATGGACATCAAACCAGTGCGCCGTTTCATCCCTGACTCTGTGAAGAACTTCTTCCGTGGTGGAAGCTTCCGGAGCAGCAAAACCCAGTCATTTCCGCCACCTCCATCGGAAATCATGAACAGCACTACCAAAGGGGTGCCATGTTCGCCTCCGCAATCTCGGTCATCTTCACCCAACGCCCTCAGCTCCTTCAGTGATCCATATGGAGGCTCCGGAGGTAGCTACGCCTCACGTAAGGAACAGGCAGCGCTGCTTGGTGAGCCAGTCGAGTCGGTGTCTGTATCGGTACGCACGGCCATGACGTACAGCGAGAAGGTGGAGGAGTACCACATGCGCTACGCCTTTATGAAGTCATGGGCGGGCTTGTTGCGCATCCTTGGCTGTGCCGAGCTCCTCTTAGGTGCTGCTGTCTTTGCATGTGTCTGTGCCTACGTGCACAAAGATAACGAGTGGTTTAACATGTTTGGCTACGCTGAGACTGGCTTTGGAGGGAGTTACGGAGGGGCCATGGGGGGGATGTACGGCAACTACGGCGGCAACTACGGCAGCAACTACAGAGGACCCAAGACCCCGTTCGTCCTGGTGGTGGCCGGATTGGCCTGGATTGTCACAGTCATCGTGCTCGTGCTGGGGATGACCATGTACTACCGCACCATCTTGCTGGACTCCAGCTGGTGGCCAGTGACGGAGTGCATCATAAACGTAGCACTGGCCGTGTTGTATTTGTCAGCAGCTATAGTATATGTGAATGATACGTTACGTGGAGGGCTCTGCAATTCCCCGTATTTCAACAACGGCCCCAATGCTGCCTTTTGTCGCACCGAAGCTGGACAAACGGCCGGCATCATTTTCCTTTTCCTCACCATGCTGCTGTACCTGGTGGGGGCTGGAGTGTGTCTCAAACTGTGGAGGCACGAAAAGGCAAGACTACGCCGGGAGGCCCTGGCGCAAGAG ATGAAGACTGTCGCATCGTTACCGCTGACCATG GTTGGACCCGGATCCAGTGTATCAGCACCAGTCTATAAACCTCAAACAATGGCTTCTCCTGACATTGTGGATGATGATCGAACTGTTCCACCAGCTGTGATGGAGCCGGAGTACCGGAGGGGTCATATACCAGCGGGACACATCCCTAAACCAGTGGTCATTGCAGATTATGTGGC GAAGTACCCCACCATTCGCACCGATGAGGAAAAGGACCAGTACAAAGCTGTGTTTAACGATCAGTATGCCGAGTACAAGGAGCTCCACGCCGAGGTTCAGGTGCTGGCTAAGAAGTTTGACGAGATGGACAGTCTGATTAAGAGCCTGCCATCTCAGCCGTCCAATCAAATG GAGCGAGACCGGATCAACCAAATCATGCAGGAGTACCAGAGGAAAAAGAAC GACCCCACCTTCCTGGAGAAGAAGGAGCGATGCGAGTACCTGAAGAGCAAACTCTCCCACATCAAGCAGAAGATCCAGGAATACGACAAAGTGATGGACTGGAACGATGGCTACAGTTAA